From Sodalis glossinidius str. 'morsitans', the proteins below share one genomic window:
- a CDS encoding IclR family transcriptional regulator domain-containing protein: MRNIGNHLPAHCTAVGKVLLSQFSDEHITHLYGDPPLKK, encoded by the coding sequence ATGCGCAATATTGGTAACCATCTGCCCGCGCATTGTACGGCGGTGGGCAAGGTGCTGCTCAGTCAGTTCAGCGATGAGCACATCACGCATCTGTATGGCGACCCCCCCTTGAAAAAATGA
- a CDS encoding FadR/GntR family transcriptional regulator yields MDVIALKKVTLTEQIMEQIASQITSGKLKPGQRLPNERAMGEMFNVTRSRVREALRALSLIGLIEIKPGDGSYVCENKPHLPEETITWIFNKEIHNLDEVYAARKLIEEEVFLTAVDTASNDDIIRLQSIMDNMTEVPLAGGKPEDYHLLLDEYDLLMGRIFGNQIYDKLMQTIIMLRKDFSHKLLKAEDAMAHSLKLRLKIHDAFVERDKAQLKKNLHTFFQSSRKFYDKMADN; encoded by the coding sequence ATGGACGTTATCGCACTTAAGAAAGTGACCCTCACCGAACAGATAATGGAGCAAATCGCCTCGCAAATTACCTCAGGCAAGCTCAAACCCGGTCAGCGTCTGCCAAACGAACGCGCAATGGGCGAAATGTTTAACGTTACCCGTAGCCGCGTGCGTGAGGCGCTACGTGCCCTTTCGTTGATTGGCTTAATCGAGATAAAACCCGGCGATGGCAGCTATGTCTGCGAAAACAAGCCGCATTTACCGGAAGAAACCATAACCTGGATTTTCAACAAGGAAATTCATAATCTGGATGAAGTCTATGCCGCCCGTAAATTGATAGAAGAAGAGGTCTTCCTCACGGCGGTAGACACCGCCAGCAATGATGACATCATCCGCCTGCAGTCCATTATGGACAACATGACGGAAGTGCCGCTAGCGGGCGGCAAGCCGGAAGATTATCATCTTCTACTGGACGAGTATGATCTGTTAATGGGCAGGATCTTCGGCAACCAGATCTACGACAAGCTGATGCAAACCATTATCATGTTGCGCAAGGACTTTTCCCACAAGCTCTTAAAGGCAGAGGACGCGATGGCGCATAGCCTGAAACTTCGCCTGAAGATTCATGACGCGTTTGTCGAGCGCGATAAAGCGCAATTGAAAAAAAACTTGCACACCTTTTTTCAGTCATCACGCAAATTCTACGACAAGATGGCGGACAACTAA
- a CDS encoding helix-turn-helix domain-containing protein, which produces MAKVKSAERTFRLVELIASHREGLTFSQLQASLVIPRSSAHSLIQEFLDNDYLLYVAANCIESTDLIRDLRLLTAFLSKKLSKTTHAAILDGTQVIYLVKAHAQ; this is translated from the coding sequence ATGGCTAAAGTAAAATCGGCGGAAAGAACCTTCCGGCTCGTGGAACTCATCGCCAGCCATCGCGAGGGGCTGACTTTTTCTCAGTTGCAGGCCAGCCTGGTCATCCCACGTAGTTCAGCCCACAGTCTGATCCAGGAGTTTCTGGATAACGACTATTTACTCTATGTCGCGGCCAACTGCATCGAAAGCACCGATTTAATCCGCGATTTAAGGTTACTGACCGCTTTTTTGAGCAAAAAACTCAGTAAAACCACCCATGCCGCTATTCTGGACGGCACTCAGGTGATCTATCTGGTGAAAGCTCATGCGCAGTAA
- a CDS encoding CoA transferase produces the protein MSSISANFFPDHRWLCGLVDLGASVTKIENPAGGDICRSLYISEWRIDGESTLFHAINRNKKSITVDLKDCAARAALRPLIEQADVVIFNYRPGVAQRLGLDYPSLKAMNPGLIYGEISGYGDRGPWVSRPGQDLLVQELSGICCLNGNASQPPLPLGLSVSDIFAGDYLVQGIIAALVHRIHAGSGCLVQVSLLETLLDLQFEVLTTWLNDGREIPSGARSIMPTRMSRLPMASTRRISRAGDGAAAASGGTVGLSAISGVFRAAKRL, from the coding sequence ATGTCCTCGATTTCAGCCAATTTCTTTCCGGACCATCGGTGGCTCTGCGGCTTGGTCGACCTGGGCGCCAGCGTCACTAAAATCGAAAATCCGGCGGGGGGAGATATCTGCCGCAGCCTGTATATTTCAGAATGGCGGATTGATGGCGAGAGTACGCTGTTTCACGCCATTAACCGTAATAAGAAAAGTATCACGGTCGACCTGAAAGATTGCGCGGCACGTGCAGCGCTGCGCCCGCTCATTGAGCAGGCCGATGTTGTCATCTTCAATTACCGCCCCGGCGTGGCGCAACGTCTCGGTTTGGATTATCCGTCGTTGAAAGCGATGAATCCGGGTTTGATTTACGGCGAGATTTCTGGATATGGCGATCGAGGTCCCTGGGTTTCGCGCCCTGGTCAAGATTTGCTGGTACAGGAGCTGTCCGGCATTTGTTGTCTCAACGGCAACGCTTCGCAGCCGCCGTTGCCGCTGGGCCTGTCGGTCTCCGATATTTTTGCCGGCGACTATCTGGTACAGGGGATCATCGCCGCGCTGGTACACCGCATTCACGCCGGCAGCGGTTGTCTGGTACAGGTCAGCTTGCTGGAGACGCTGCTGGATTTACAATTTGAAGTGTTGACTACGTGGCTCAACGATGGCAGAGAGATCCCATCAGGAGCGCGGTCAATAATGCCAACGCGTATGTCGCGGCTCCCTATGGCATCTACCCGACGGATTTCTCGCGCTGGCGATGGCGCCGCTGCCGCGTCTGGGGGAACTGTTGGGCTGTCCGCCATTAGCGGTGTATTCCGAGCCGCAAAGCGCCTTTGA
- a CDS encoding CaiB/BaiF CoA transferase family protein, whose amino-acid sequence MLPLAGLMVLDFSQYLAGPSAALRLADMGARVIKVERLGRGDGSRRLNLRNQWVDDDSVLFHTINRGKESFMADLKDSRALVRVKQLIAQADVLIENFRPGVMDNIGLGYDAVKMLNSRLVYASVTGYGTRGRWAKKAGLLIQAMSGLTWLNGDFDQPPTPFTLSVADSLAGAHLVEGILACLFRRGRTQQGGRVDISLMESLLGMQFEVLTTWLNDGHQPPRRCAKNNAHAWLSAPYGIYQTADGYIALAMGSVTDLARIFASDRLAAYHDPTSWFRCRDDIKAIIANCTRQRSTAHWLTLRQQQGY is encoded by the coding sequence ATGCTTCCTCTTGCAGGTTTGATGGTACTTGATTTCAGCCAGTACCTGGCAGGCCCGTCGGCGGCCTTGCGCCTCGCCGATATGGGCGCCAGGGTCATTAAAGTGGAACGACTGGGAAGAGGTGACGGCAGTCGACGGCTGAATTTACGGAACCAGTGGGTGGACGACGACAGTGTGTTGTTTCATACCATTAACCGTGGTAAAGAAAGCTTCATGGCCGATTTGAAAGACTCACGGGCCTTGGTGCGCGTTAAACAACTCATAGCCCAGGCCGATGTGCTGATTGAAAACTTTCGGCCGGGCGTGATGGACAACATCGGCCTGGGCTATGACGCGGTGAAAATGCTTAACTCCCGTTTGGTATACGCCTCGGTCACGGGCTACGGCACGCGTGGCCGGTGGGCCAAGAAAGCCGGCCTGTTGATTCAGGCGATGTCAGGCCTGACCTGGTTGAACGGCGATTTTGATCAACCGCCCACGCCTTTCACGCTATCAGTCGCGGATTCTCTGGCCGGCGCGCATCTGGTGGAAGGGATCCTGGCTTGCCTATTTCGCCGGGGCCGGACGCAGCAGGGCGGGCGAGTCGACATCAGCCTGATGGAATCTCTGCTCGGCATGCAATTTGAGGTGCTGACCACCTGGCTTAATGATGGTCATCAGCCTCCGCGCCGCTGCGCAAAAAATAATGCGCATGCCTGGCTGAGCGCCCCCTATGGTATCTACCAGACGGCGGATGGTTATATCGCGCTGGCGATGGGCTCGGTCACCGATTTGGCGCGTATCTTTGCCTCGGATCGCCTTGCAGCCTATCACGACCCGACCAGCTGGTTTCGCTGCCGCGATGACATTAAAGCCATTATCGCCAACTGCACGCGACAACGTTCCACCGCACATTGGTTAACACTGCGGCAGCAGCAGGGCTATTAG
- a CDS encoding CoA transferase, whose product MYSEPQSAFDRRYEIKTLLLHHLRQQTSAHWLTVLEKEDIWCANVLDWEQLIASEGFKALEMVQRLTLHSGKTLLTTRCPIRIDGEIFVSPVGAPPLGADNPV is encoded by the coding sequence GTGTATTCCGAGCCGCAAAGCGCCTTTGACCGCCGCTATGAGATAAAGACGCTGTTATTGCATCATTTACGACAGCAGACCAGCGCCCACTGGCTGACGGTATTGGAAAAGGAAGATATATGGTGTGCCAACGTGCTGGACTGGGAGCAGCTAATCGCCAGTGAGGGATTTAAAGCGCTGGAGATGGTGCAACGGTTGACATTGCATAGCGGCAAGACGCTACTGACGACCCGCTGTCCCATCCGAATAGACGGTGAAATTTTTGTAAGCCCCGTAGGGGCGCCGCCGCTGGGCGCCGACAATCCCGTCTAA
- a CDS encoding EamA family transporter has protein sequence MAHPYLLLMGLLIALFSSSVPMSLEMAALKRLPHKTFGILVSMEPAIVAIIAFITLSEHLTFTQVIAIVFLHHRRRAMTRHRRLYGGKMLPGAAFRGGRRCVRNRRQHAWHDCPLFTAGKQKLESIK, from the coding sequence ATGGCGCATCCGTATCTGTTGTTGATGGGGCTGTTAATCGCGCTATTCTCCAGTTCGGTGCCAATGTCGCTGGAAATGGCCGCGCTGAAACGCCTACCGCATAAAACCTTCGGTATTCTGGTCAGTATGGAGCCCGCGATCGTGGCGATTATTGCTTTCATCACGCTTTCCGAACATCTGACATTTACCCAGGTCATCGCCATCGTTTTTCTCCATCACCGCCGGCGTGCCATGACGCGGCACCGGCGTCTTTACGGCGGAAAGATGTTGCCGGGCGCAGCGTTCCGAGGAGGGCGCAGGTGTGTGAGAAACCGACGACAGCATGCCTGGCATGATTGTCCCTTGTTCACGGCGGGAAAGCAAAAATTAGAGTCAATTAAATAG